In Amphiura filiformis chromosome 1, Afil_fr2py, whole genome shotgun sequence, the following are encoded in one genomic region:
- the LOC140160559 gene encoding charged multivesicular body protein 7-like has protein sequence MSSSAGASSMDTPMPQGWDDDERMSYLFSAFRESRDVNPHDWDNKQSFWKSAIMQRCKHEKKGVIDGERVAGMFKRKGRIPVAVNRVLVEMARCGEIVRQTDFESSVTAGWISWGVNQVVYKPLGWAYGAIFKRNVQSLQGPFIVLEVLKEIADATLECHHQSVNSDALDRLVDYTTLRESCRSTCVDDNTFRLALLYLRKTKKIVVTDAPPEKQVIKFIGKNQTRVSQITETEIGILRLKKTRVSLKQQIEQLICDTNRLQEETRQCLRKGLKSSAKSTLRRKKLAEKSIERKEATLDTLQEMMDRIQNAETDQMTMEAYKSGAAALKKTLADTGLTAESVDETMSEVQEVMEMCSEIDDTISQGNRDIDETVSLDSGIDTDALEAELADLLSNDESTEHIPGTNDVTARPSLLRDLPEVPDSEPIGSPDVTMENTPTLLAS, from the exons AGTTCATCTGCAGGAGCTTCCAGCATGGACACCCCTATGCCACAAGGCTGGGATGATGATGAACGTATGAGTTACCTCTTCTCAGCCTTCAGAGAAAGCCGCGATGTCAATCCCCACGATTGGGACAACAAGCAGTCATTTTGGAAGAGCGCCATCATGCAACGATGCAAACATGAGAAGAAGGGAGTGATAGACGGCGAGAGGGTAGCTGGGATGTTCAAGAGAAAAGGCAGGATACCTGTGGCGGTGAATAGAGTACTTGTTGAAATGGCAAG GTGTGGTGAGATAGTAAGACAGACTGATTTTGAGTCCAGTGTAACAGCTGGCTGGATATCATGGGGAGTTAATCAAGTTGTGTACAAACCTTTAGGTTGGGCTTATGGTGCAATATTTAAGAGGAATGTGCAATCGTTACAAGGACCATTCATTGTATTGGAGGTATTGAAG GAAATAGCAGATGCCACATTAGAATGCCACCATCAATCCGTCAACTCTGATGCATTAGATCGTTTAGTGGATTACACAACGTTGAGGGAATCTTGCCGATCAACTTGTGTAGATGATAACACCTTCAGACTTGCCTTACTCTATCTTAGGAAAACTAAGAAAATTGTAGTCACAGATGCACCACCTGAAAAACAG gttatcaaatttattggaaaGAACCAGACTAGAGTATCACAGATAACTGAAACTGAAATAGGAATATTAAG GTTAAAAAAGACTAGGGTCTCTTTGAAGCAGCAAATAGAGCAACTTATATGTGACACAAATAGACTACAAGAAGAGACTAGGCAATGTCTACGCAAGGGTTTGAAATCTTCG GCTAAATCAACACTACGAAGAAAGAAGCTTGCAGAGAAGTCTATAGAAAGAAAAGAAGCCACCTTAGATACATTACAAGAGATGATGGATAGGATACAGAATGCAGAGACAGACCAAATG ACAATGGAAGCCTATAAATCTGGTGCTGCAGCCTTGAAGAAAACTCTAGCTGATACTGGGCTGACTGCAGAGTCTGTGGATGAGACTATGAGTGAAGTACAAGAG GTGATGGAGATGTGCAGTGAAATAGATGACACAATATCGCAGGGTAACCGAGACATAGATGAGACAGTGTCATTAGATAGTGGTATCGACACAGATGCATTGGAGGCAGAATTAGCTGATCTCTTATCTAATGATGAATCTACTGAACATATACCAG GTACCAATGATGTCACTGCCAGACCATCTCTGCTACGAGACTTGCCAGAAGTGCCAGACTCGGAGCCAATAGGATCACCGGACGTAACCATGGAAAACACACCTACGCTGCTAGCAAGTTGA